Proteins from one Lotus japonicus ecotype B-129 unplaced genomic scaffold, LjGifu_v1.2 AP022635.2 genomic window:
- the LOC130727327 gene encoding uncharacterized protein LOC130727327 gives MKNRRLNRAGVGGPVRSGSQNYQGKGRFQNKKPYQRPAGRGYISGSYRPMTGTAGGSGDQATNRNVNCFKCGKLGHYANACTDTRPKCFNCDKFGHTASQCRAPKTEPLKLPVTALSFDLIVTTPAKTLLANAACMYCPVTYRDRVFHANLGSQEYSSLLNLEGKGNPNVDGIPTVRDFTDVFPDDVPGLPPVRDIEFAIDIVPGTGPISIAPYRMAPAELLSREAPPWVAA, from the exons atgaagaataggaggttgaatcgtgctggaGTTGGGGGACCAGTGAGATCGGGTTCTCAGAATTACCAAGGAAAAGGGAGATTTCAGAACAAGAAaccatatcaacgtcctgctgggCGAGGGTATAtctcaggatcttacagacctatgactggtactgctggaggttctggagatCAGGCTACGAACAGGAATGTAAATTGTTTCAAGTGCGGAAAgctggggcactatgctaatgcgtgCACAGACACGAGGCCTAAGTGCTTTAACTGTGACAAGTTTGGGCACACTGCCAGTCAGTGTAGGGCACCCAAGACTGAACC ACTGAAACTGcctgttactgctttgagctttgatcTTATTGTCACTACACCTGCTAAAACCCTACTTGCTAATGCTGCATGCATGTACTGTCCGGTGACATATAGAGATAGAGTCTTTCATGCTAATCTG ggatctcaagagtactCTTCATTGCTGAACCTAGAGGGTAAAGGGAATCCGAATGTGGATGGTATTCCAACTGTCAGAGACTTCACCGACGTATTTCCTGatgatgtacctggattgccgcctgtccGCGACatcgagtttgctattgacattgTACCAGGAACAGGGCcaatttcgattgcaccatatcgtatggcacctgcaga